One window of Balearica regulorum gibbericeps isolate bBalReg1 chromosome 10, bBalReg1.pri, whole genome shotgun sequence genomic DNA carries:
- the LOC104636693 gene encoding semaphorin-3D, whose translation MQGVPGSRLPLVAFLLCLLLQQPGSSKAWKQHAPRLRLTYKDLLKSNSSRLLLASGDRMDFQALLVDEDRAWLMVGAKNHIFLLHLDHPSREPEKIFWPASKEQVEHCQLAGKDMETECANFIRLLQPFNRSHVFACGTGSYQPVCAFIQLGARGKGPGTPPMRLVTHSLESGRGRCPYSPHEPFTGLLIDGELYSGTSSDFMGSSAAFFRTWVHGAEQSYIRTEQNQDHWLHEPAFVGAYAIPDTYNPHDDKVYIFFRETAMEAGQWERRHIHARVARVCKNDVGGKRSLINRWSTFLKARLVCSIPGPQGTETHFDQLEDVFLLRTRDPQNPLVFGLFTVSSGVFSGSAVCVYSMAAVRAAFSGPFAHKEGFDYRWVEYKGRIPYPRPGTCPSETYDPLLQSTKDFPDEVISFMRTHQLMWEPVYPQGRQPVLVRVNVPYRLRRLLVHRLELESRHYDVLFLGTDEGKVLKVGLASGVSHGTEVISLEEISVTKVPSPILDMKLSPKRQELFVSSTHGLLQLSLYRCELYGKTCTDCCLARDPYCTWDSRTCAPHLLTEKRRARCQDVLKSDPLSQCQDTAEGTTAVEKLVFGVEKNSTFLECLARSPQTTIRWLVQHGEEMGLSEVRNNGHFSVLEQGLLIRQLTREDAGTYECQAVERSFSQPLTRYSLRVIRHEAMEVPPYKQSKGVEIRGIHQSPRPRIDLHPGYKGFPRALGAPGTSLDAYCNALRHQERQRQKAWHQKWQHPSPDSKTGRVRRHPQPL comes from the exons AtgcagggtgtccctggcaGCAGGCTGCCCCTCGTTGCCTTCCTCCTgtgcctcctcctgcagcagccggGCAGCAGCAAGGCATGGAAGCAGCACGCCCCGCGCCTTCGCCTCACCTACAAAG ATCTGCTGAAATCCAACAGCTCTCGCCTGTTGCTGGCCTCAGGGGACAGGATGGATTTCCAAGCCCTCTTAGTGGATGAAGACAGGGCCTGGCTGATGGTGGGAGCAAAAAACCACATCTTCCTGCTCCACCTGGACCATCCCAGCAGGGAGCCCGAGAAG ATTTTCTGGCCAGCCTCGAAGGAGCAGGTTGAGCATTGCCAGCTGGCAGGGAAGGACATGGAG ACGGAGTGTGCCAACTTCATCCGCCTCCTCCAGCCCTTCAACAGGAGCCACGTGTTCGCCTGCGGGACCGGCTCCTACCAGCCTGTCTGTGCCTTCATCCAGCTGGGAGCCAGGGGGAAG GGTCCTGGGACTCCCCCCATGCGGTTGGTGACCCACTCCTTGGAATCGGGGCGAGGACGGTGTCCGTACAGCCCCCATGAACCCTTCACAGGGCTTCTCATCG ATGGGGAACTCTATTCGGGCACGTCCAGTGACTTCATGGGCAGCAGCGCTGCCTTCTTCCGGACCTGGGTCCATGGGGCCGAGCAGAGCTACATCCGGACGGAGCAGAACCAGGACCACTGGCTACACG AGCCCGCCTTCGTCGGTGCCTACGCCATCCCCGATACCTACAACCCACACGATGACAAGGTCTACATCTTTTTCCGCGAGACGGCCATGGAAGCTGGGCAGTGGGAGAGGCGGCACATCCATGCCAGGGTGGCCCGGGTCTGCAAG AATGACGTTGGAGGGAAGCGCAGCCTCATCAACCGCTGGAGCACGTTCCTCAAGGCCCGCCTGGTGTGCTCCATCCCCGGGCCCCAGGGTACCGAGACCCACTTCGACCAGCTCG AGGATGTTTTCCTCCTGCGCACCCGGGACCCCCAGAACCCCCTTGTCTTCGGCCTCTTCACGGTCTCCAG CGGTGTGTTCAGTGGCTCTGCCGTCTGCGTCTACTCCATGGCTGCGGTGAGAGCTGCCTTCAGCGGCCCCTTCGCACACAAGGAGGGATTCGACTACCGCTGGGTAGAATACAAGGGCCGCATCCCCTATCCCCGTCCTGGCACG TGCCCCAGCGAGACGTACGACCCCCTGCTGCAGTCCACCAAGGACTTCCCGGATGAGGTGATCAGCTTCATGCGCACCCACCAGCTGATGTGGGAGCCCGTGTACCCGCAGGGCCGCCAGCCCGTCCTGGTGAGGGTCAACGTACCTTACCGGCTGCGGCGGCTGCTGGTGcacaggctggagctggagagcCGGCACTACGACGTGCTCTTCCTCGGCACAG ACGAAGGCAAAGTCCTGAAGGTGGGGCTGGCCAGTGGGGTGAGCCATGGCACCGAGGTGATCAGCCTGGAGGAGATCAGCGTCACTAAG gtGCCTTCTCCCATCCTGGACATGAAGTTGTCACCAAAGCGG caggagctgtttgTGAGCAGCACCCACGGGCTGCTCCAGCTCTCCCTGTACCGCTGCGAGCTCTACGGCAAAACCTGCACCGACTGCTGCCTGGCCAGGGACCCCTACTGCACCTGGGACAGCAGGACCTGCGCCCCACACCTGCTCACCGAGAAGAG GCGTGCCCGCTGCCAGGACGTGCTGAAGTCTGACCCGCTCAGCCAGTGCCAGGACACCGCGGAGG GGACCACTGCCGTGGAGAAGTTAGTTTTTGGGGTGGAGAAGAACTCAACCTTCCTCGAGTGCCTGGCACGCTCCCCGCAGACGACCATCCGGTGGCTGGTGCAGCACGGCGAGGAGATGGGCCTGAGCGAG GTCAGGAACAACGGCCACTTCTCGGTGCTGGAGCAAGGGCTGCTGATCCGCCAGCTGACGAGGGAGGACGCGGGCACCTACGAGTGCCAGGCGGTGGAGCGCTCCTTCTCCCAGCCCCTCACCCGATACAGCCTCCGTGTCATCAGGCACGAGGCCATGGAGGTGCCACCTTACAAACAGAGCAAGGGGGTCGAGATAAGAGGGATCCACCAGAGCCCCCGGCCCCGGATTGACCTCCACCCGGGCTACAAGGGCTTCCCGCGGGCCCTGGGGGCACCGGGCACCAGCCTGGATGCCTACTGCAACGCCCTGCGGCACCAGGAAAGGCAGCGGCAGAAAGCCTGGCACCAGAAGTGGCAGCACCCATCCCCAGACAGCAAGACCGGCCGGGTGCGgaggcacccccagcccctctga